From the genome of Clostridium sp. BNL1100, one region includes:
- a CDS encoding site-specific integrase, translating to MNYVEPIRDSETVRNIADYLKANNTRNFIMFFIGIYSGLRISDILKLRVSDVKGKDRINIREKKTNKQKNLSINPVLKREINIYCEGKKQNEYLIPSREGINKPLGRCQAYLIMKEIGKKFNIPDLGTHTLRKTFGYHYYKKYKDVAMLQEIFNHSSPSITLKYIGINQESIDKSFKDFKIF from the coding sequence ATGAATTATGTAGAGCCAATAAGGGACTCGGAAACTGTAAGGAATATAGCTGATTACTTAAAAGCGAACAATACTAGAAACTTCATCATGTTTTTTATAGGTATTTACTCAGGCTTAAGGATATCAGACATATTAAAACTCAGGGTATCTGATGTTAAAGGTAAAGATCGCATCAACATAAGGGAAAAGAAAACAAATAAACAGAAGAACCTTTCCATCAATCCAGTATTAAAAAGAGAGATCAATATTTACTGTGAGGGAAAGAAGCAAAACGAATATTTAATTCCAAGTAGGGAAGGAATAAACAAACCATTAGGTAGATGTCAAGCCTACCTCATTATGAAAGAAATAGGCAAGAAGTTTAATATACCTGATTTAGGTACACATACCTTAAGAAAAACATTTGGGTACCATTACTACAAAAAATATAAAGATGTTGCAATGTTACAAGAGATATTTAACCATTCAAGCCCATCAATTACTTTAAAGTATATTGGTATAAACCAGGAAAGCATTGATAAAAGTTTTAAAGATTTTAAAATATTCTAA
- a CDS encoding phage replisome organizer N-terminal domain-containing protein: MSDNKKYYYLKVKENFFDSEEMIILESMPDGYLYSNILLKLYLRSLKNEGKLMFNDRIPYNSTILSQVVRHPVGVVEKAIQIFKDFGLIDILNNGAIYMLDIQNYIGQSSTEADRQRDYQKRIAQDKGILPLPECKKSNRKSNKKSDNKSNRKTTPEIELEIEKDIDIELKKKSKTALESAIDDFKDYRKKIRKPMTDRAVQLLIIELNKLASDDETKIQILNQSIVNGWQGVFELKKKNEGTVSNATVKEFPVFDKSKFLAK; this comes from the coding sequence GTGAGCGACAATAAAAAATACTATTATCTCAAAGTTAAAGAAAATTTTTTTGACAGTGAAGAAATGATAATTCTTGAATCAATGCCGGACGGTTATTTATACAGCAATATCCTTCTGAAATTATATCTAAGAAGCCTTAAAAATGAGGGTAAATTGATGTTTAATGACAGAATACCATATAACTCAACTATACTTTCCCAAGTAGTAAGGCATCCAGTTGGAGTGGTTGAAAAAGCTATTCAGATTTTTAAAGATTTTGGTTTGATAGATATTCTTAATAATGGTGCTATTTATATGCTTGACATTCAAAATTACATAGGTCAAAGCAGTACGGAAGCAGACAGACAAAGGGATTATCAGAAAAGAATAGCACAAGACAAAGGAATATTACCACTACCAGAATGTAAGAAATCTAACAGAAAATCTAATAAGAAATCTGACAATAAATCTAACAGGAAAACTACACCAGAGATAGAGTTAGAGATAGAGAAAGATATAGATATAGAGTTAAAGAAAAAATCAAAGACCGCACTTGAAAGTGCTATTGATGATTTTAAAGACTATAGAAAAAAAATTAGAAAGCCAATGACTGATAGAGCCGTTCAGTTATTAATTATTGAACTCAATAAACTGGCATCTGACGATGAAACTAAAATTCAAATACTAAATCAGTCAATAGTAAATGGTTGGCAAGGGGTATTTGAACTTAAGAAAAAAAATGAGGGCACTGTTAGCAATGCAACTGTTAAGGAATTTCCTGTATTCGATAAATCGAAATTCCTAGCTAAATAA
- a CDS encoding ATP-binding protein, translating to MQDRKQETNKHQYKCDLCQDTEFIYIAETNTCRECKCKQTNAYRHLYDKSGITRLFTTKTFESFKTEGKSREVHNAKRVAENYTNKFSGVESLAFLGESGAGKTHLCIAVSNELLKQNIGVLYMQYRDVLTKMKQHFVATDGYGDSIYQKEIQKYKEAPVLYIDDLYKGKISETDINIMFELINHRYINMFPIIVSSEMSCERLLQVDKAIGGRILEMCRGNIVEFEGISLNYRLI from the coding sequence ATGCAGGACAGGAAGCAGGAAACAAACAAACATCAATATAAGTGTGATTTATGTCAGGACACAGAGTTTATATATATTGCCGAAACGAATACATGTCGTGAATGTAAATGCAAGCAAACAAATGCCTACAGGCATTTATATGATAAGTCAGGAATAACAAGGCTATTCACAACTAAAACCTTTGAGAGCTTTAAAACTGAGGGCAAGTCCAGAGAGGTACATAATGCAAAACGAGTAGCAGAAAATTATACAAACAAATTCTCCGGAGTTGAAAGCCTTGCATTTCTTGGGGAATCAGGAGCAGGTAAAACACATCTGTGTATTGCAGTTTCAAATGAACTACTTAAGCAGAATATAGGCGTTTTATATATGCAGTATAGAGATGTATTAACAAAAATGAAACAACACTTTGTTGCCACTGATGGCTATGGTGATTCTATTTATCAAAAAGAGATTCAAAAATATAAAGAAGCCCCGGTTTTATATATAGACGACCTTTACAAGGGGAAAATTTCTGAAACTGATATAAACATCATGTTTGAGCTAATCAACCACAGGTATATAAATATGTTTCCTATTATTGTTTCGAGTGAAATGTCATGTGAGAGATTGCTACAAGTAGATAAGGCTATAGGCGGTAGAATCCTTGAAATGTGTAGGGGGAATATAGTTGAGTTTGAAGGTATTTCACTAAATTACAGACTAATATAA